A portion of the Phacochoerus africanus isolate WHEZ1 chromosome 5, ROS_Pafr_v1, whole genome shotgun sequence genome contains these proteins:
- the DEXI gene encoding dexamethasone-induced protein, with product MPGARVAAHLDALGPLVPSVPPPLLPSMFYVGLFFVNVLILYYAFLMEYIVLNVGLVFLPEDMDQALVDLGVLSDPGSGLYDADSELDVFDGYLE from the coding sequence ATGCCCGGCGCCCGGGTCGCGGCCCACCTGGACGCGCTGGGCCCCCTGGTCCCCTCCGTGCCGCCGCCGCTGCTACCCTCTATGTTCTACGTGGGCCTGTTTTTCGTCAATGTGCTGATCCTATACTACGCCTTTCTCATGGAGTACATCGTCCTTAACGTGGGCCTAGTCTTCCTGCCCGAGGACATGGACCAGGCGCTCGTGGACCTCGGCGTGCTCTCTGACCCCGGCTCGGGCCTCTATGATGCCGATTCGGAGCTCGACGTCTTCGATGGTTACTTGGAGTAG